CCATGGCGCTCAGGAGCCCTGGGCAGAGGGGGAGCTCAGCCGGGGGAATGGGGGGTCCCCACACCAAGCAGAGACACTGGTCCCCGAGGCCACTCACCCGCGATGGCCACCACGCTTTCGGTCTCCACCGCCTGGCCGCACTCGTCGATGAAGACGTGGGAGAAAAACCCTGGGGGGAAGTTGGCCGACACCAGCCTGGgggagaggtggaggaggcTGCCTGAGCATCCCCACCCTGCCCTGGCAGCCTTCCtccccccatcctcatcctcccgCAGACAAGGGGTCCTCCCAtgtccccctctcctccccgcTGCACCCCTGGCCCCGAGGCAGCCCCTGGATGGGCGGTGGGGATGATCTCAGCTCCTCCGACCTTCCCGCTGTCACCAGTGTGGTGATGATGATCCGATAGCAGCCCAGGTGCTTCTTGCTGGGGTACACGTAGCGGCTCTGCTTGTCGTCCCAGTTGACGCAGGGCTGAAAAACAGGCGCTGGGTGGGATCCTGGCGTCCCGGGGTCAGCAGCCCCGCGGTGCCGCGGGCGCAGGGCGGCGGGCAGGGACGTACCCTGATGTCTGCAGGCACCTCCTGGTAGTTCCTGGAGCTGGCGAGGAGCCTGTAGACGTACCGGGGGGCGAAGTCCTTgatgaggcgctggcacagcaGGTCCGCGGCGCTGTTGGAAGGGGCGCACGCCAGGATCCGGGCGTCCTTGAAGCACGTCCAGACCTGGGTGCGAGGAGAGGGCGAGGGCGCTGAGCCCCATCGTGGGGCAGGGCGGGCAGCAGTGCTTAGGGCTGGATCTGGACACCAGCCGCTCACCTGCTTGATGGCCTCCACCAGCGTGACGGTCTTGCCGGTGCCAGGGGGACCGAAGATGAGGTACGGGGCTGGCCTGGACATCCCCGTCACGATGTGCGTCACCGCCCTGCGCTGCTCCTCGTTCGCCAGCAGCTTGCGGTCGAACCATCTGTGGGAGCGGAGGCTGAGGGTGCTGGTCCCCGACCCCCACCCCGTCCCATCCCCTCCACTCACTGGGGCTGGAAGGTGTCCGTGAAGAGGGACCTTTGGCAGGAGCCAGAGGGGAAGAGGACGCTGGACAAGCCGCGCTGCATGGCCAGGGCCACCGCCCGGTGCTGCACCTGCAGCGGCAGCCGGCTGAAGGTGAAGGTCACGTCGAACCGCAGGTTGTTCACAAACCTCTTCGTCAGCCTGGGAAGGagcagggtgagcagggagcGGGGATGCTCCCTCGCCCTCCTCGGCCCATACGCAGCCCTCGGGTGCCGGGgccctcccagcccagctgggGTTGGACACCACTCACTTGGAGGAGAAGCCCAGCCTGACCTTCTCGAGCTCCACGCCGTGCACGTAGCCCTTGTACTGGACGAGCGGGGAGCAGCCCCGCTCGCTGCTCAGGTGGACCAAGAGGTGATCGCCCTTCAGCACGGACGGGCGGTTCTCGGCCACTCCAGGGACCTGCGACAAACCCCCCGTGAGACGCCAGGggagccccagcccctctcccagtccctctgctcctcctaCGCACGCTGAGGACCAGCAGCGCCTTGTCCTGCACCATGGCCGCGTCCTGCATGTCGTAGCGCCTGATGTCCACCTCCATCTGGATCTCCTCCaggtgaagcagcagctggaactTCTGCTGGTAGTTCTCTGCCTGCAGAGGAGCCTCCAGCAGCgacctgcaggcagcagagacGTCACCGTGCCCCAGTGACACCTTGGCCAAGGGGCGATGAAGCGCAGAGCCAGGCACGGCTGCCCCCACCCTGCagcactcatagaatcattaaggttggaaaagaactctaagaTCACCAATTCCAACATCAGCCCCATCCCCACCGTGCCGACTGAACCATGTGCTACGGCCACATGGTTTctgaacccctgcagggatggagactccacctctgccccgggcagcctctgccagggcttcaccactctgtcggTAAAGAAATTGTCCCCGGCAcccaatccaaacctcccctggtgcagcttgaggccaaaACTTGAGGACTCACCGCATGGCAGACCAATTGGAGCTAGCAGCAGCGTTGGGTCCTAGCAGGATCGTGTCCTTGAGACTCTTCGGGTACTGGTAGGTGCCCAGAGGGAtttccctctccagttcatTTTTCTCATAGCTGGGTGGAGGGGACAGCGGTGCCGCAGGGCTGGGCTCCCCTCAGCCCTGGCAAATagggtgtccccagccctgctgtcaCCAGCCGTCACGTGGGGACCATAGAACCATGGCAAgggttgggtgggaagggacctcaaagcccaccccgTCCCACCCCTGcaatgtgcagggacacctcccactggatcaggggctccaagccccatcaacctggccttgaacccctccagggatggggcagccacccctgctctgggcagcctgggccagggcctcccaagcttaaaagcaaaacatttctccctaagatctcatctcaacctcccctcttgcagctcaaacccATTCCTGCTCattctgtccctgccctccctgatccagacccctccccagctctcctagagcccctttcagcactggaagctgctctaaggtctccccagagccttctcctctgaTGAAGCTCTCTCCCAGGGTTCCGCACAGCCGGGTCCCAGGTTGCTGAGCCTTGTCCCAGCTGAAGCCCAAGACCCTCCGTGCGGGAtggcagctggtggccccgccACATACCTGCTGGGGGGGACGCCGTCCTCGGTGACGACGGTGATGGGGCGCTGCAGGCTGGCCTGGTATGGCTGGAAAGGCGCCGAGGGGCCCAGCTCCTTGGCCAGCTGGCTCTCGGCGACGGCTGCCACGTGGCGCCCGATGCTGAAGGGCTCGTCTGGCTCCTTGGTGAACTCGAAGACCACCACGGCGGGGAAGTACCCATTGCAGGTGGCCAGGCAGCGCACCTGGATGGGGTAGGTGCCACCTGCGGGGTGGAGAGGCGAGAACAGAGTCCTGCATCCCGTCCTGCAGGGCAGGGCGCGGGGCAGGTGCGAGGCCGTACCtgggtgcagcagcagggactggCCCTGCATCGCCCCTTGCTCGTCCGTGAAGGAGAGCTCCCGCGGCCGCTGGCACGGGCGGCACCGCCGCAGCATCACCGCCTCCACCCCGCAGTTCTGCACCTGCAGCGTGACCGTCACGGGCTGCCCGGGCACCACCGCGAAGCGGATGCAGCCGTCACCCTGGTCGTGTTCCGAGACGATCTGCACCCCGTGCTTCTCGCGGATGAGCTCAGCCCTGCGGGGAGGGAGGGTCAGGGTCCCCTGGCCGCCCGGGGGTCCGCGGGGCCGgcgtggggagggggctgctgtACCACTTCTTGGCGCGGCTCTGGGGCGCTggcgggctggggctgggctgctggcCTGGGGCGTTCGCGGGCACCAACGCCGCTGCGTCCGCTCGGGGTCTCCGGTACTGGTCTGCCACCACCATGCGCCTCTTCTCCTGCGAGGAGCAGCCAGCGTCACCGCGGCCACGGGGGCTTGTTGGGCACCGGGGCAAAACCAGTCCCCGTGGGAGTCACTGCGTGGCCCCAGCCCGAGGCCACCCTCACCTTCGTGAAGTGCACCACCTGCCCGTGCACCTGCGCCTGGTGGGACACCTTCAGCGCGTACAGGATGGTGGAGAAGCTGGGCATCTTCTCATCGGTCCTGCACAGGCCAGAGAGAGGGGTTTGTGCGTGGGATGGAGCATGGCTGGGGACACGGAGAGGAGGTGagcgggaggggagggggtgaGGGGCGCTCAGGGacccctctctgccctgggAGAGGGGGCACTGGGGCTTTATGCTGGCCCCTTGCAGATCTTTACAGGATGCGCCAGCAACTCCACACTGTGGTACAGTTCTTGCAGCTGTGCCACGGCCCTTCCAGCTGTGCCACGGCCATTCCAGCTATGCCACAGCCATTCCAGCTGTGCCATGGCCATTCCAGCTGTGCCGCACATCGCTGACCGTgcagtccctgtccctgccagGACACAAGCAGCAGTGGGGCAGGAACATGTCCCTGTTCCCAGATCTTTCAGGGGCTGAGGTGATGTAGGTGAAGTCCCCTCCAAGTCGCAACGTCTCCCCAGGCGCCTCCTCCCACACCCCGGATCGCGTCCTGCAGCCCGCGGCAGCCTGCACCCCGGCTTTGCTAATTATTGACAGAGGTGACACTGCACGAGGCCGGCGTGACCGTGTCAGCGGGGTGAGGCGGGGAGGGTGGCGAGCGGTGAGCGCCCAAGTCCTTCAGCCAGGGAACACCCAGCAGGGCTCTGGGAgatggggaccttggggacacacagggctggTGTCCGGAGCTCCGTGCCTGGAGAGAACACGACCCCTGCATTTGAATTTACCTGGTCCTGGTGTCTCCAAGCTGCTTGGAAAGGACACGCTGTCCACCCCACCctggcaggggatggaggggagccCCTGCAAACCCCCTGCGCCCCAACTTCTGGCTGGGGATGGCTTGGGAGCCCAGGTGAAGCCCCAACGATGCTGGGGACCAGTGATGCAGGCCAGGGGAATGGGCGATGCCGGCCAGGGACCAGCAGTTCTGGCCAGGAGAAGGGGCTGGCGAGGTGAGCAGGTTATGGTGGACAGGAAAAAGGGGGGATGCAGgccagggaaaaggg
This portion of the Phaenicophaeus curvirostris isolate KB17595 chromosome 24, BPBGC_Pcur_1.0, whole genome shotgun sequence genome encodes:
- the MOV10 gene encoding helicase MOV-10 — its product is MPRLSLAESRRRGAEFVRFLRDTGRETESRRDALRGIYSLEFRGRTDEKMPSFSTILYALKVSHQAQVHGQVVHFTKEKRRMVVADQYRRPRADAAALVPANAPGQQPSPSPPAPQSRAKKWAELIREKHGVQIVSEHDQGDGCIRFAVVPGQPVTVTLQVQNCGVEAVMLRRCRPCQRPRELSFTDEQGAMQGQSLLLHPGGTYPIQVRCLATCNGYFPAVVVFEFTKEPDEPFSIGRHVAAVAESQLAKELGPSAPFQPYQASLQRPITVVTEDGVPPSSYEKNELEREIPLGTYQYPKSLKDTILLGPNAAASSNWSAMRSLLEAPLQAENYQQKFQLLLHLEEIQMEVDIRRYDMQDAAMVQDKALLVLSVPGVAENRPSVLKGDHLLVHLSSERGCSPLVQYKGYVHGVELEKVRLGFSSKLTKRFVNNLRFDVTFTFSRLPLQVQHRAVALAMQRGLSSVLFPSGSCQRSLFTDTFQPQWFDRKLLANEEQRRAVTHIVTGMSRPAPYLIFGPPGTGKTVTLVEAIKQVWTCFKDARILACAPSNSAADLLCQRLIKDFAPRYVYRLLASSRNYQEVPADIRPCVNWDDKQSRYVYPSKKHLGCYRIIITTLVTAGRLVSANFPPGFFSHVFIDECGQAVETESVVAIAGLLSAMDQKTNPKGGQLVLAGDPQQLGPVLRSPLAIEHGLGTSLLERLMLHNPLYKKSSDGYDPQFVTKLLWNYRSHEAILRIPNELFYDSELKACKSDGLDVRSLYCDWEELPKKGFPIIFHGVCGEDRREAKSPSFFNTSEIEVLLHYLKKLLQSQGKGGCPTVSPKEVGIISPYRKQVEKVRKAITSLDPVLRALPDIHLLKVGSVEEFQGQERRIILISTVRSCSEHLQLDQDFRLGFLKNPKRFNVAITRAKALLIVVGNPAVLSKDQHWRRFLRYCQEQGGYTGYPWEDESPEEDGLAANLQALQLSE